Proteins from a genomic interval of Corvus moneduloides isolate bCorMon1 chromosome 6, bCorMon1.pri, whole genome shotgun sequence:
- the LOC116445926 gene encoding LOW QUALITY PROTEIN: ovochymase-2-like (The sequence of the model RefSeq protein was modified relative to this genomic sequence to represent the inferred CDS: substituted 1 base at 1 genomic stop codon): protein MYIVPEGNYIRLRFSHFDVEQETFCDYDSLSVYSKDDRLVGKFCGRDLPLPILIGSNSIRLKFVSDDEDYGTGFSITYKALTPDIPPDAGCESLAVLFEEGVLESMHYPEHYSNMADCQWIICAPKDHVVKLTYQYFEVEESEDCSCDAVTVYEDVGXEEEIAKFCGFALPAPVLSSSAVMLVVFHSDETETFGGFRATVSFVHVPDLDTLNSTNEDFENMDITEEEIQVTTEDACGMPSNQPRFIFSRIIGGEEAVPYSWPWQASVQIADEHICGGAVLTKEWVVTAAHCLNSREAYRDLWMVVTGLHDLTEQEYRQKRSVKQCIIHPSFNETTLDSDIALLQLAEPLEFNPSVLPVCLPDKEEVLQPSRMCVVTGWGAPEADREKGKKLQQLEVPILALDVCQSYYINLPNEVTQKMICAGFPLEEGKDSCTGDSGGPLVCPSEENSGFYTLHGITSWGLGCGRKNYPGIYTNVEFFVDWIKSNINSSDLPISVV, encoded by the exons ATGTATATTGTGCCAGAAGGGAATTACATACGGCTTCGTTTCTCCCACTTTGATGTGGAGCAAGAAACGTTCTGTGACTATGATTCTTTATCAGTCTATTCAAAAGATGACAGACTTGTGG GGAAATTCTGTGGAAGAGATCTTCCATTACCTATTTTGATTGGCTCCAATAGCATAAGGCTGAAATTTGTTTCTGACGATGAGGATTATGGAACTGGTTTTTCAATTACCTACAAAGCTCTTACACCAGATATTCCTCCTG ATGCTGGCTGTGAGTCCCTAGCTGTCCTTTTTGAAGAAGGAGTGTTAGAGAGTATGCACTACCCAGAGCACTACAGCAACATGGCAGACTGTCAGTGGATTATCTGTGCTCCAAAGGACCACGTAGTCAAG cttaCATACCAGTATTTTGAAGTAGAAGAAAGTGAAGATTGCTCCTGTGATGCTGTGACCGTGTATGAGGATGTGGGATAAGAGGAGGAAATCG CTAAGTTTTGTGGATTTGCCCTACCAGCACCTGTTCTAAGCTCCTCTGCTGTGATGCTGGTTGTCTTCCACTCTGATGAAACAGAGACCTTTGGAGGATTCAGAGCTACAGTCTCCTTTGTTCATGTACCAG ATTTAGATACTTTGAATTCAACTaatgaagattttgaaaatatggATATTACTGAAGAAGAAATACAGGTTACAACAG AGGATGCTTGTGGAATGCCTTCAAACCAGCCCAGGTTCATCTTCAGTAGGATAATTGGAGGTGAAGAAGCTGTACCATACTCATGGCCTTGGCAGGCCAGTGTACAAATTGCAGATGAGCACATCTGTGGAGGAGCAGTTCTTACCAAAGAATGGGTTGTCACAGCTGCCCACTGCCTTAATTCCAG ggaAGCATACAGAGACTTATGGATGGTGGTAACAGGACTTCATGATCTTACAGAGCAAGAGTACAGACAG AAAAGGTCAGTCAAGCAGTGTATTATACACCCAAGTTTTAATGAGACCACTCTGGACTCTGACATTGCCCTACTGCAACTGGCTGAGCCCTTGGAATTCAACCCCTCGGTGCTCCCAGTGTGCCTCCCTGACAaggaggaggtgctgcagccctcGAGGATGTGTGTGGTCACAGGGTGGGGTGCACCTGAAGCAG acagagaaaaggggaaaaaactgcagcagctggaagtcCCCATCCTGGCACTTGACGTCTGTCAGAGCTATTACATAAACCTTCCCAATGAAGTGACCCAGAAGATGATCTGTGCCGGATTCCCTCTGGAAGAAGGCAAGGACTCATGCACA GGCGATTCTGGAGGCCCATTAGTTTGTCCTTCAGAAGAAAACTCGGGATTTTACACCCTTCATGGAATTACTAGCTGGGGCTTGGGATGCGGAAGGAAGAACTACCCAGGAATATACACCAATGTTGAGTTTTTTGTTGACTGGATCAAGAGCAATATTAATAGTAGTg atctCCCCATTTCCGTTGTGTGA
- the LOC116445927 gene encoding ovochymase-2-like produces the protein MCLSPRELQLLLLGLVCVTELCAVPAALQKDPKCGQKVQETSPWSYFALFTRIVGGNQAKQGSHPWQVSLKRRQKHFCGGTIVSAQWVVTAAHCTLGRNLLQYLRVTAGEHDLRLKENSEQTLPVKSVIQHPKFDPRTPMNYDIALLKLDGTFNFSSSVLPACLPHPGEKFEAGFICTACGWGRLKENGLLPQVLYEVNLPILNSRECSRALSTLKKPIQGDTIICAGFPDGGRDACQGDSGGPLLCRGKHGAWTLAGVISWGMGCARGWIRNEKKKHYNRGSPGIFTDLSTVLSWIQETMNAGN, from the exons ATGTGCCTTTCCCCCcgagagctgcagctgctgctgctggggctggtcTGTGTCACAGAGCTttgtgctgtgccagctgctcttCAGAAAG ATCCTAAGTGTGGGCAGAAAGTTCAAGAGACCAGCCCGTGGAGTTATTTTGCCCTCTTCACTCGGATCGTTGGGGGAAACCAGGCGAAGCAAGGCTCACATCCATGGCAG GTTTCCCTGAAGAGAaggcaaaagcatttctgtggaGGCACCATTGTTTCTGCTCAGTGGGTGGTCACAGCAGCTCACTGCACCCTGGGCAG GAACCTACTGCAATATTTGCGTGTCACTGCAGGAGAGCATGACTTGAGGCTCAAGGAGAACAGTGAGCAGACACTGCCTGTCAAATCTGTCATTCAGCACCCGAAGTTTGACCCCAGAACTCCAATGAACTATGACATTGCCCTTCTGAAGCTGGATGGCACCTTCAACTTCA GTTCCTCAGTTTTGCCAGCATGTCTTCCTCACCCAGGTGAAAAATTTGAAGCAGGATTTATCTGCACTGCTTGTGGCTGGGGCCGTTTAAAGGAAA aTGGACTGCTCCCTCAGGTCTTGTATGAAGTCAATCTACCAATCCTAAACAGCAGGGAGTGTTCAAGAGCACTATCAACTTTAAAGAAACCCATCCAAGGTGACACCATAATATGTGCTGGATTTccagatggaggaagagatgccTGCCAG GGAGACTCCGGAGGCCCCCTTTTGTGTCGAGGCAAGCATGGTGCCTGGACTCTGGCTGGTGTCATCTCCTGGGGGATGGGATGTGCCCGTGGCTGGATAAGGAATGAGAAGAAGAAACACTACAACAGAGGATCCCCAGGAATATTCACAGACCTCAGCACAGTGCTTTCCTGGATTCAGGAGACCATGAATGCTGGTAATTAA